The following coding sequences lie in one Trichoderma breve strain T069 chromosome 1, whole genome shotgun sequence genomic window:
- a CDS encoding elongation complex protein 6 domain-containing protein: MSSKVPALLEPYLGLPEEASLIVLTNVMGATTNWLLLRYLYSILQGRGAGADDAETNSGVVLVSFMRDLAFWREGASRLGLDLDGLSRAGRFSFVDGLTGLLSGGQGSESTGDKGRILKNAKLDDVRRGIEAAIGDVRLGSKVLIVDQLDELLAISGEEDVTGLALEGMLFSLRERVHATVLTFSADDALLRTQTTSLERSHAALVLAQTHAADLVLSLRLLDTGVAKDVSGVVRIAVRKEEEESAEYLYHIGADGNVKVFERGT, translated from the exons ATGTCGAGCAAGGTTCCCGCTCTCCTAGAGCCGTATCTCGGGCTGCCCGAGGAGGCATCGCTGATAGTTTTGACAAATGTCATGGGGGCGACGACAAATTGGCTGTTATTACGGTATCTCTACTCAATACTGCAAGGGCGAGGCGCTGGCgcagatgatgcagagacGAATTCTGGAGTTGTGCTTGTGAGCTTCATGAGAGATTTGGCATTTTGGAGGGAGGGCGCAAGCAGATTA GGTTTGGACCTGGACGGCCTAAGTAGGGCCGGCAGGTTTAGTTTCGTAGACGGCTTGACGGGCCTGCTCTCAGGAGGTCAGGGTTCAGAGTCTACTGGAGACAAGGGGAGGATTCTAAAGAACGCCAAGTTGGACGATGTGAGGAGAGGCATCGAAGCAGCGATTGGAGACGTGAGACTGGGATCCAAGGTCTTGATTGTCGATCAACTAGACGAGCTGTTGGCGATATCCGGAGAGGAAGATGTGACTGGGCTGGCACTGGAGGGGATGCTGTTCTCTCTAAGAGAG CGAGTTCACGCGACAGTCCTTACCTTCTCCGCAGACGATGCTCTCTTGCGCACCCAAACCACCTCATTGGAGCGCTCACACGCGGCGTTGGTACTCGCTCAAACACATGCTGCAGATCTAGTGCTTAGTCTCAGGTTGCTAGACACGGGTGTGGCCAAGGATGTCAGCGGCGTGGTGAGGATTGCGGTGCgtaaagaagaggaggagagtgCAGAGTACTTGTACCATATTGGGGCGGATGGGAATGTGAAAGTGTTTGAGAGAGGGACTTGA
- a CDS encoding OPT oligopeptide transporter protein domain-containing protein has translation MLPSIFRRRHEPEEITPIPGPLEQDLPGMQHLQHLQQFEKAHKLDPNLPIDDLNDVDAAIATGNAEKGIEIEHALMEDNSPYPEVRAVVRNYDVDVPANTIRAWVIGLVLCTVGSGVNMLFSLRNPSVAITTYVIQLIAYPIGRGWDLIMPDKEWNLFGIKFNLRPGKFNHKEHVIIVAMSNAAYGGGVLYATDVLLAQRLFYKQDFGWAFQLLFGITTLCTGYGLAGLARRFLVWPAAMIWPADLVNVALFYSLHDHSPSDPSKTNGWSIGRYKLFLIVGFGAFIWFWFPGWIFKGLSSFAWICWIAPNNVVVQKIFGPSHGYGLMPTSFDWSVYSGFLGSPLIPPFHAIANVLGGIIVFFVIISMGIHFSGTWYSDYFPVQSSESYDNLGQIYNVSRILGNDLNFNETAYKEYSPLFLPTQFALAYALSFAAVAAVLIHVALYHGKEIWGQFKLARHQEDDVHMRLMKKYRDAEDWWYAALFVGMVAISFGIVAGWDTGFPVWAYVVCLLLPIVWLIPIGIIQAITNIQLGLNVLTEFIIGYMVPGRPLAMMMFKNYGYISMAQALYFAQDLKLGHYMKVPPRVMFTSQLLASVWSAIVQIAVMNWALGHIPNVCDLDQENNYTCPGGRVFYTASIIWGAIGPARIFSHGALYASLQWFWLVGAITPIATWLLARRWPKSFWRYVSSPVIFGGTGLLPPATVNIYLCWGIAGIVFNYFIRRRYTGWWLQYNYILSAALDCGLIISTLLIFFTLYLTNMNSPSWWGNDGAVQTMDFQGTAISKHVLPGEIIGPAQWP, from the exons ATGCTGCCGTCCATCTTCCGCCGGCGCCATGAGCCGGAGGAGATCACTCCGATCCCCGGCCCTCTGGAGCAAGATCTGCCCGGCATGCAACACCttcagcatctccagcagTTTGAAAAGGCACACAAGCTCGACCCCAACTTGCCCATCGACGACCTCAACGATGTCGACGCTGCTATTGCGACAGGCAATGCCGAGAAGGGCATCGAGATTGAGCATGCGCTCATGGAAGACAACAGCCCTTATCCCGAG GTGCGAGCTGTTGTTCGAAACTACGATGTCGACGTCCctgccaacaccatccgCGCCTGGGTCATCGGCTTAGTTCTCTGCACCGTCGGTTCTGGAGTCAACATGCTCTTCTCGCTTCGCAACCCGAGCGTCGCCATCACGACGTATGTTATCCAGCTGATTGCCTATCCCATCGGTCGCGGCTGGGATTTGATCATGCCCGACAAGGAATGGAATCTATTTGGCATCAAGTTCAACCTCAGGCCCGGCAAGTTCAACCACAAGGAGCATGTCATCATCGTTGCCATGTCCAAC GCTGCCTACGGCGGTGGTGTGCTCTATGCGACCGACGTCCTGCTTGCCCAGCGTCTCTTTTATAAGCAGGATTTCGGTTGGGCgtttcagcttcttttcgGCATCACTACCCTGTGTACTGGATACGGCCTCGCTGGCTTGGCCCGTCGCTTCTTGGTTTGGCCTGCCGCCATGATTTGGCCCGCCGACCTAGTCAACGTCGCCCTCTTCTACAGTCTGCACGACCACTCGCCATCGGATCCGTCAAAGACTAACGGCTGGTCCATCGGGCGCTACAagctcttcctcatcgtAGGATTCGGCGCATTcatctggttctggttccCCGGCTGGATCTTCAAAGGCTTGTCCTCCTTTGCATGGATTTGCTGGATTGCCCCGAACAACGTCGTCGTCCAGAAGATCTTTGGCCCCTCCCACGGATACGGATTGATGCCCACCTCCTTCGACTGGTCTGTTTACAGTGGCTTCCTGGGCTCGCCCCTGATTCCTCCTTTCCATGCTATCGCCAACGTGCTTGGtggcatcatcgtcttcttcgtcatcatctccatgggTATTCACTTTAGCGGCACCTGGTATTCTGATTACTTCCCTGTCCAATCTTCCGAGTCATATGACAACCTCGGTCAGATTTACAACGTTTCGCGAATCCTTGGAAACGACTTGAATTTTAATGAGACGGCGTATAAGGAGTACTCGCCTTTGTTCTTGCCGACCCAGTTTGCTCTCGCCTATGCTCTGTCGTttgctgccgttgccgccgtGCTCATCCACGTTGCTCTTTACCACGGCAAAGAGATCTGGGGTCAGTTCAAGCTGGCTCGTCACCAGGAGGATGATGTCCACATGcggctgatgaagaaataCCGAGATGCGGAGGATTGGTGGTATGCAG CGCTGTTCGTTGGTATGGTTGCCATTTCCTTTGGTATCGTCGCTGGCTGGGACACGGGCTTCCCTGTATGGGCTTATGTCGTTTGCTTACTGCTCCCGATTGTATGGCTCATTCccattggcatcatccaggccatcaccaacatccagCTCGGTCTCAACGTGCTCACCGAGTTCATCATTGGATACATGGTCCCCGGCCGGCCtcttgccatgatgatgttcaAGAATTATGGCTACATCTCCATGGCACAGGCGTTGTACTTTGCCCAGGACCTGAAGCTTGGCCACTACATGAAGGTGCCGCCTCGTGTCATGTTCACTTCTCAGCTTTTGGCCTCGGTGTGGTCTGCCATTGTGCAGATTGCCGTCATGAACTGGGCTCTGGGCCACATCCCCAACGTCTGTGATCTGGACCAAGAGAACAACTATACGTGTCCCGGTGGCCGCGTTTTCTACACAGCCTCAATCATCTGGGGTGCCATTGGTCCCGCTCGTATCTTTAGCCACGGAGCTCTTTATGCCTCCCTGCAATGGTTCTGGCTGGTTGGAGCCATCACGCCCATTGCCACTTGGCTGCTGGCTCGCCGCTGGCCCAAGTCTTTCTGGCGCTATGTCAGCTCCCCCGTCATCTTCGGAGGCACTGGCTTGCTCCCTCCCGCGACTGTCAACATCTACCTCTGCTGGGGAATTGCCGGCATCGTTTTCAACTATTTCATCCGGCGACGATACACCGGCTGGTGGCTGCAGTACAACTACATTCTCTCAGCGGCGCTGGACTGTGGTCTCATCATATCCACgttgctcatcttcttcactctgTACTTGACCAACATGAACAGTCCTTCATGGTGGGGCAACGACGGCGCCGTGCAAACCATGGATTTCCAAGGTACTGCAATCTCCAAGCACGTACTTCCTGGTGAGATCATTGGACCAGCGCAGTGGccatag
- a CDS encoding ribosomal protein l37e domain-containing protein, translated as MTKGTSSFGKRHNKTHTLCRRCGRRSLHVQKHECASCGYPAAKMRKYNWSEKAKRRRTVGTGRTRYLKDVSRRFKNGFQTGAPKNARVGKKSAEQES; from the exons ATGA CGAAGGGTACCTCCAGCTTTGGTAAGCGTCACAACAAGACGCACACTCTCTGCCGACGATGCG GCCGTCGCTCTCTGCACGTCCAGAAGCATGAGTGTGCCTCTTGCGGATACCCTGCCGCCAAGATGCGCAAGT ACAACTGGAGCGAGAAGGCCAAGCGGAGAAGGACCGTCGGCACTGGCCGCACCCGCTACCTCAAGGACGTTTCCCGACGATTCAAGAACGGCTTCCAGACCGGCGCCCCCAAGAACGCCAGGGTTGGCAAGAAGTCCGCTGAGCAGGAATCTTAA